From Bacillota bacterium, a single genomic window includes:
- a CDS encoding mandelate racemase/muconate lactonizing enzyme family protein gives MKITEIKTIPLEMPLTHPFPGSTYSITKRCTLITEVNTDEGIAGVTFLGDNKYFQDAVIRIIREDFAPILIGEDPLCTERCWQKMFQVTLKQGDRARVAEAMGAVDTSLWDLLGKACNQPVHKLLGGYTDRLHPIIITGYYEAGKGPKDLAEEVKHYKEQGFAGAKVKVGGLSPLDDAKRVEAVREAVGADFIIGCDANQGWTRHEAVQFGLAVRDLGITWFEEPVHWYDEIQGMKYVRQHTGLSVSAGQSEFSYRGCRELVEGEAVDILNFDTSCGGGVTEWMRVAKMAETFQVRMAHHEEPLISMHLMGAIKHGLYPEYFSEVRDPMTPRLVKNLPKIANGWVSIPTAPGFGIELDEDFIRRYKVDL, from the coding sequence TTGAAGATTACTGAGATTAAGACTATTCCCTTGGAGATGCCACTCACACATCCATTCCCCGGTTCAACCTACAGCATCACAAAAAGGTGCACGCTGATCACTGAGGTGAATACTGACGAAGGCATAGCAGGCGTAACTTTCCTCGGAGACAACAAGTACTTCCAGGATGCAGTTATCCGAATCATCCGAGAAGACTTCGCTCCGATCCTCATCGGGGAAGATCCCCTCTGTACGGAACGGTGTTGGCAGAAGATGTTCCAAGTTACCCTTAAACAGGGAGACCGGGCGCGGGTGGCAGAAGCTATGGGCGCAGTCGACACGTCGCTGTGGGACCTGCTCGGCAAGGCATGCAATCAGCCAGTCCACAAGCTTCTTGGAGGTTATACCGATCGGCTGCATCCCATCATCATCACCGGCTATTATGAGGCAGGTAAGGGACCCAAGGACCTGGCCGAGGAAGTAAAGCACTACAAGGAGCAAGGGTTTGCCGGGGCCAAGGTGAAGGTCGGAGGCTTGTCTCCCCTGGACGATGCGAAACGTGTGGAAGCCGTGAGGGAAGCAGTGGGAGCCGATTTCATAATCGGTTGCGATGCGAACCAGGGCTGGACTCGTCACGAAGCGGTCCAGTTCGGCTTGGCAGTGCGCGATCTTGGGATTACGTGGTTTGAGGAACCTGTCCATTGGTACGACGAGATCCAAGGGATGAAGTATGTTCGGCAGCATACAGGGCTATCAGTGAGTGCTGGGCAAAGCGAGTTCTCCTATAGAGGGTGCAGAGAGCTCGTTGAAGGCGAGGCGGTCGACATACTGAACTTCGATACGTCATGTGGCGGCGGTGTCACCGAGTGGATGCGTGTTGCCAAGATGGCCGAAACGTTCCAAGTCCGAATGGCCCACCATGAGGAACCCCTCATATCTATGCACCTCATGGGAGCCATCAAGCACGGTCTATATCCTGAGTACTTCTCCGAAGTCCGGGATCCAATGACGCCCAGGCTGGTCAAGAACCTGCCCAAGATCGCCAACGGATGGGTATCGATACCAACAGCTCCAGGATTCGGCATTGAGCTCGACGAGGACTTCATTCGGAGGTACAAGGTGGACCTGTAG
- a CDS encoding TRAP transporter large permease subunit produces the protein LYAASVYMSVHFNALRNNLGCYNEGSTDDGGTRAILAKWWHLLIPIVILVVLLLLQYSAYFAALLTTAAIIAVGMLRPQSRMDFAKTWNVLQDAGRKMAPIAAALACASMIVGTFELSGLPLRFTSVVLQATRGNLAITLALIAVAAMVLGMGLPTAACYVITMIFGVPALMDLGVARLTAHMFVFYFATLSAITPPVCLATYAAASVADSNMMQTGLYGVKLAIVAYLLPFAVVYSPVLLMQGQPSEIILACITGLFAAACLAMAVQGFMQKPTTLVERIMLVTASILLIQPGAATDALGLVLLGLAYLSQRMFHRSEHRLAV, from the coding sequence CTGTACGCGGCCTCGGTTTATATGAGCGTTCACTTTAACGCCCTGCGCAACAACTTGGGCTGCTACAACGAGGGCAGTACCGATGACGGAGGAACCAGGGCTATCCTAGCGAAGTGGTGGCATCTTCTGATTCCCATCGTGATTCTCGTTGTCCTATTGTTGCTCCAGTACAGCGCGTATTTCGCCGCACTGTTGACTACGGCCGCAATAATCGCAGTCGGGATGCTGAGACCTCAGAGTCGAATGGACTTCGCAAAGACGTGGAACGTGCTTCAGGACGCTGGCAGAAAGATGGCACCGATCGCTGCGGCTTTGGCATGTGCCTCTATGATTGTGGGCACATTCGAGCTCTCAGGGCTGCCCCTCCGGTTCACGTCGGTAGTCCTACAGGCGACCAGGGGTAACCTCGCGATCACCTTGGCTCTGATCGCGGTCGCCGCCATGGTACTCGGCATGGGCCTCCCGACTGCCGCATGTTACGTGATTACCATGATCTTTGGTGTTCCCGCCCTAATGGACCTTGGGGTTGCACGACTGACGGCGCACATGTTTGTGTTCTACTTCGCGACCCTGTCCGCAATAACGCCACCTGTGTGCCTAGCTACCTATGCGGCGGCTTCGGTTGCTGATTCGAACATGATGCAAACCGGTCTTTACGGGGTGAAGTTGGCTATTGTTGCATACCTCCTCCCGTTTGCGGTGGTCTACAGTCCGGTTCTGTTAATGCAGGGTCAGCCCTCGGAGATCATCCTGGCTTGCATCACAGGCCTTTTTGCAGCGGCTTGTCTGGCCATGGCAGTGCAGGGCTTCATGCAGAAACCTACCACACTTGTAGAACGCATCATGTTGGTCACGGCTTCCATACTGCTGATCCAGCCCGGGGCAGCTACCGACGCTCTCGGCCTTGTGCTGCTCGGACTTGCGTACCTGTCTCAGCGCATGTTTCACCGATCAGAGCACCGGCTGGCCGTGTAG
- a CDS encoding TRAP transporter large permease subunit produces MSDSKDKGQGTSPKPVRISKQRTLVGPVGTVVAWIAAAMTVYHVWALVTGLPEPLRFRPIHVAFAVSLVFALYPAAKGEPRDRVPIHDIIAILLVISSTFYTQFDFQRIIWRIPFVSPVTTWDYVFGAIMVLGLLEATRRAVGLPLAAIGILAILHALYGRYTFGMFKHPGVSIERLMDQLFLTSSGVFGRIVGTSASYVFGFTLFGSVLAAVGGNEFFMRLATAATRKLRGGPAKAAVVGSAFFGMISGSAVSNVYATGTVTIPLMKKAGFKSHFAGAVEAAASTVGQWMPPVMGSSAFLIAEFTGLTYTRVMLAS; encoded by the coding sequence ATGAGCGACTCCAAGGATAAGGGGCAGGGTACATCACCTAAGCCCGTGAGGATCTCGAAACAGCGCACCCTTGTTGGTCCTGTTGGCACAGTTGTGGCCTGGATAGCCGCCGCTATGACAGTCTACCATGTTTGGGCGCTGGTGACAGGTCTGCCGGAACCCCTTCGATTCCGGCCCATCCATGTTGCATTTGCCGTCTCGCTCGTATTTGCGTTGTATCCTGCAGCTAAAGGAGAGCCTCGCGACCGAGTTCCAATTCATGATATCATTGCGATCCTCCTCGTAATCTCCAGCACGTTCTACACTCAGTTCGACTTCCAACGGATCATCTGGCGGATTCCGTTCGTCAGTCCCGTGACGACATGGGACTACGTATTTGGTGCCATAATGGTTCTAGGGTTGCTGGAAGCTACAAGACGGGCCGTAGGCCTTCCCTTGGCCGCGATAGGTATTCTCGCGATTCTGCATGCGCTCTATGGCCGGTACACGTTCGGCATGTTCAAGCACCCTGGCGTTTCAATCGAACGCCTCATGGACCAACTGTTCTTGACGTCCTCCGGAGTGTTTGGAAGAATCGTAGGCACCTCTGCCAGTTATGTGTTTGGGTTCACTCTGTTTGGATCTGTGCTTGCCGCAGTGGGGGGAAATGAGTTCTTCATGCGCCTTGCAACTGCAGCTACCCGCAAACTTCGTGGAGGGCCAGCCAAGGCCGCGGTCGTAGGCAGCGCGTTTTTCGGGATGATCTCAGGGAGTGCGGTCTCCAATGTATATGCCACCGGGACGGTAACCATTCCGTTGATGAAGAAGGCCGGATTCAAGAGTCACTTTGCAGGGGCCGTCGAAGCAGCAGCCTCGACTGTTGGGCAGTGGATGCCTCCAGTCATGGGAAGCTCTGCATTTCTAATTGCGGAGTTTACGGGCCTGACATACACCCGCGTTATGCTGGCATCCTT